In Ostrea edulis chromosome 6, xbOstEdul1.1, whole genome shotgun sequence, a single window of DNA contains:
- the LOC125683558 gene encoding DNA ligase 1-like — protein METELILAELARLKWKQRKMSARSLQKQDAMEDTKAESSEYIEGKKEREVINGNSQELNKDSLSKSMDDGTVSYQNDALHLQKGNLDQGVGSNSKPMDFLAVPTHKYPNDTVTRQRRNAIKHDFVGGEDILVKTEADVKESFIEIPTPPLEINSNSAVVFEDNEKAPLEDLVRQLTPQDEENEANLTTEKMQIENHSVQEVELKIESLQEMEMKNNSLRKIEKEKRSNVNFSSESRSPVLKRRNSDISRKKKGRDYKVVQFVEDEPELIHSKKSSIKQGHREKGIMKSDEKHKLLEEIQQLREEKLREEEKRKELEQTLESVKNWETTQRLQKVLDEKKKKQAREAERLRQEMFENNRKRRQVFEKELLLKVSRNRKEREKMIRYQRQKQEQEEMLREGAMSNFVQSMLNMWRPHLSPRSSVKEQESMDGVEVNGHSSSGKTETNEIIDDPLYSRIHKSSSSSTLPSIKSLGKTKQKKKKDHLLQSRKAASFDLSTNFNDEDLYERANELHPDLYISSHANDDLMNSYNLVPPEHHSDNVVTTTISV, from the exons ATGG AAACTGAGTTGATACTGGCAGAATTAGCAAGGCTGAAATGGAAACAGAGGAAAATGTCTGCTCGATCCCTTCAGAAGCAAGATGCCATGGAGGACACTAAAGCAGAAAGCAGTGAATATATTGAAGGGAAAAAAGAAAGGGAGGTAATTAATGGCAATTCCCAAGAGCTGAATAAAGACTCTTTGTCAAAGTCCATGGATGATGGAACtgtttcatatcaaaatgaTGCACTTCATCTCCAAAAAGGGAATTTGGACCAAGGAGTTGGCAGCAATTCAAAACCGATGGATTTTCTCGCTGTTCCTACACATAAATATCCAAATGACACTGTGACACGTCAGAGGAGAAATGCCATCAAACATGATTTTGTTGGTGGTGAGGACATCTTGGTGAAAACAGAAGCAGATGTCAAGGAGTCTTTTATAGAAATTCCTACCCCACCTCTTGAAATCAATTCAAATTCTGCAGTAGTTTTTGAGGACAATGAAAAGGCTCCACTTGAAGATTTGGTGAGGCAGCTGACACCACAAGATGAAGAAAATGAAGCAAATTTGACCACAGAAAAGATGCAGATTGAAAACCATTCAGTACAAGAAGTGGAGTTGAAAATTGAATCTTTACAAGAGATGGAGATGAAAAATAATTCTCTGAGAAAGATAGAAAAAGAGAAAAGATCCAATGTTAATTTTTCCTCAGAAAGCAGGAGCCCAGTGTTGAAAAGAAGAAACTCAGACATCAGCAGGAAGAAGAAAGGTCGAGATTACAAGGTTGTTCAGTTTGTAGAGGATGAACCTGAGCTGATACATTCCAAAAAATCATCAATCAAGCAAGGCCACAGGGAGAAGGGGATAATGAAAAGTGATGAAAAGCATAAACTGTTAGAGGAGATCCAACAACTCCGGGAGGAAAAACTGCGAGAAGAAG AGAAAAGAAAGGAGCTGGAACAAACTTTAGAGTCTGTGAAAAACTGGGAGACAACTCAAAGGCTTCAAAAGGTGTTGGAtgagaagaaaaagaaacaagCCAGGGAAGCAGAAAGACTGAGACAGGAG ATGTTTGAAAATAACAGGAAACGGAGACAGGTGTTTGAGAAAGAACTTTTGCTAAAAGTGTCCAGAAACCggaaagaaagagagaaaatgATTCGCTACCAGAGACAGAAGCAGGAACAGGAGGAAATGTTGAGGGAAGGAGCTATG AGTAATTTTGTTCAGTCCATGTTGAACATGTGGAGACCTCATCTTAGTCCAAGGTCATCTGTTAAGGAGCAGGAGAGCATGGATGGTGTGGAGGTCAACGGGCATTCCTCCTCTGGGAAG ACTGAGACCAATGAGATAATAGATGACCCCCTGTATTCTAGAATCCACAAATCCTCATCTTCATCAACATTACCATCTATAAAAAGTCTAGGAAAG ACAAAacagaagaagaagaaagacCATTTGCTACAATCAAG GAAAGCTGCTTCATTTG ACTTGAGTACAAATTTCAATGATGAAGACCTTTACGAACGAGCTAATGAATTACATCCAGACCTCTACATTTCATCACATGCTAATGATGATTTAATGAATAGTTATAACCTGGTTCCACCAGAGCACCATTCAGACAATGTGGTCACCACAACCATTTCTGTCTGA